A single Corynebacterium stationis DNA region contains:
- a CDS encoding LCP family protein, translating into MNSSGHDPDRESRRAGDRSSRYVIGADGQPLRDRYGRPVMRREGGSPQRPGSQRPASQRPASQRPAPQGGAQQPPRTPRNPQPQSRQEPSAGSFRAVNPSANRQQPEATRFDIGPHAARTTGASAGSAAAGTAGANASQRRPRQQMPPEGYNDNQAPVQRQFQGAGQVGGSRGRGTRRGTVRGIPPRQGGARRKRGNPVKRFFGCSGWIVLALVISLVLFVFWTDSRLSRTDALPPGNASSGSGTNWLLVGSDSRQGLSEEDQAELGTGGDVGIGRTDTIMLLHIPRSGTAQLVSIPRDSYVNVPGFGSDKINAAFTYGGPQLLAQTVEEATGVGIDHYAEIGMGGLANVVDSVGGVEICVEEAITDPLAGIDLAAGCQDLKGADALGYVRTRATAQGDLDRVQRQREFFAALLDKITSPATLINPFRAISLINNTSKSFMVNEDDHVWHLARVALAMSSGVDTETVPVGGFMDTNVGNVVLWDEAGAQELFSSMQ; encoded by the coding sequence ATGAATTCTTCCGGCCATGACCCCGACCGCGAATCCCGCCGTGCTGGCGACCGCTCGTCTCGTTATGTCATTGGCGCCGATGGGCAGCCTTTAAGAGACCGCTACGGTCGCCCCGTCATGCGCCGCGAAGGTGGAAGTCCACAGCGTCCTGGGTCCCAGCGTCCTGCGTCCCAGCGTCCTGCGTCCCAGCGTCCCGCTCCCCAGGGTGGTGCGCAGCAGCCGCCCCGCACGCCGCGCAACCCGCAGCCGCAGAGCCGCCAAGAGCCTTCGGCCGGGTCTTTCCGTGCGGTCAATCCTTCCGCCAACCGTCAGCAGCCTGAGGCCACCCGCTTCGATATCGGCCCTCACGCAGCACGCACCACGGGTGCCTCTGCGGGGTCTGCCGCTGCTGGCACCGCTGGAGCGAATGCTTCCCAGCGACGCCCTCGCCAGCAGATGCCGCCGGAAGGCTATAACGACAACCAGGCACCTGTTCAGCGGCAATTTCAAGGCGCCGGGCAGGTCGGCGGATCCCGCGGTCGTGGAACCAGGCGTGGAACGGTCCGTGGTATTCCCCCACGTCAAGGCGGAGCCCGACGCAAACGTGGCAACCCCGTCAAGCGTTTCTTCGGCTGCTCAGGCTGGATTGTTCTCGCGCTGGTTATCTCCCTCGTGCTTTTTGTCTTCTGGACAGATTCTCGGCTCTCGCGCACCGATGCGCTGCCTCCTGGCAATGCCTCCAGCGGTTCCGGCACAAATTGGTTACTGGTTGGTTCGGACTCCCGCCAAGGCTTAAGCGAAGAAGACCAAGCTGAGCTCGGAACTGGTGGCGATGTCGGCATCGGCCGCACCGACACGATTATGCTGTTGCATATTCCACGTTCTGGCACAGCGCAATTGGTGTCTATCCCACGTGATAGCTACGTCAATGTGCCAGGATTCGGCTCCGATAAGATCAACGCTGCCTTTACCTACGGCGGCCCGCAACTGCTGGCACAAACCGTCGAGGAGGCAACGGGCGTCGGTATTGACCACTACGCCGAAATCGGTATGGGCGGACTTGCGAATGTCGTCGATTCCGTCGGTGGTGTAGAAATCTGTGTGGAAGAAGCCATCACAGATCCTCTCGCTGGTATTGATTTGGCCGCCGGGTGCCAAGACCTAAAAGGCGCCGACGCACTAGGCTATGTCCGCACCCGCGCTACCGCGCAAGGCGATTTGGATCGCGTACAGCGACAACGTGAATTCTTCGCCGCCCTCCTGGACAAAATCACCTCTCCAGCAACTTTGATCAATCCATTCCGCGCTATCTCTTTGATCAACAACACCTCGAAGTCGTTTATGGTCAACGAAGATGACCACGTCTGGCACCTTGCCCGCGTAGCACTAGCGATGTCTTCCGGCGTGGACACCGAAACCGTACCGGTCGGTGGATTCATGGACACCAACGTCGGCAACGTTGTCCTCTGGGACGAAGCCGGCGCCCAGGAGTTGTTTAGCTCCATGCAGTAA
- a CDS encoding HNH endonuclease signature motif containing protein, whose protein sequence is MDELMKAFKLLTSNGIGFLRLCAECSPYDLADDGIEISLAKKYAKLADTLFSPCDSPLIQREAIALAEERQLSVNHLLMINKHAKKLKARGAAWNLRAELIAREGSLEEVEAYAKTRVTEEGGNKPKQRGVRVGRVIDGLRTISITDTQRRITDLVKTLDAAIKDDDQPRSEALLEPFWDLVEGGGTGLIKPEYRTVIAIGLDDFAKVSCGRGEEVIVALSDGTTMTGAEFINAAMAGSLGDKLYVGLFHPTAGPVNLYEARFASEKLRTLAMAENLVCPWPDCNVPADRCQVHHIDSHKNGGHTKPSNLTMLCKYHNGVNDDDGPRKKHRPGKTKRGKPKRGRMRRHRGKVRLHTPGGKLVGNTHDLSNMGAMDLI, encoded by the coding sequence ATGGACGAATTAATGAAAGCTTTCAAGCTTCTTACCAGCAACGGCATCGGATTCCTACGGCTGTGTGCTGAGTGCTCACCCTACGATCTCGCCGATGACGGCATTGAAATATCCTTAGCCAAAAAATACGCCAAACTTGCAGACACCCTTTTTAGCCCCTGCGACTCCCCGCTCATCCAACGTGAAGCCATCGCGCTTGCCGAAGAGCGCCAGTTAAGCGTCAACCATCTGTTGATGATCAACAAACACGCGAAGAAGCTTAAAGCCCGCGGTGCGGCGTGGAACCTGCGCGCCGAACTTATTGCCCGTGAGGGCTCTTTGGAAGAAGTCGAAGCCTACGCTAAAACCCGCGTCACGGAAGAAGGCGGCAACAAACCGAAACAGCGCGGCGTGCGCGTAGGACGCGTCATCGACGGCCTGCGCACCATCAGTATTACCGATACGCAGCGCCGCATCACTGACCTAGTGAAAACCCTCGACGCCGCCATCAAAGACGACGACCAGCCTCGTTCCGAAGCACTATTAGAACCATTCTGGGATTTAGTCGAAGGAGGCGGCACCGGGCTTATCAAGCCCGAGTACCGCACTGTGATTGCTATTGGTCTCGATGATTTCGCGAAAGTTTCCTGCGGTCGCGGCGAGGAAGTCATCGTGGCGCTTTCTGATGGCACGACCATGACGGGCGCTGAGTTCATTAACGCTGCGATGGCCGGCTCCCTTGGTGACAAGCTCTACGTTGGGCTCTTTCATCCCACCGCCGGCCCCGTGAATCTTTATGAGGCCCGTTTCGCATCAGAGAAGCTGCGCACCTTGGCCATGGCCGAGAATCTGGTCTGTCCGTGGCCGGATTGCAATGTGCCGGCCGATAGGTGCCAGGTTCACCATATCGACTCACACAAGAATGGTGGACACACCAAACCATCGAATCTGACCATGTTGTGCAAGTACCACAACGGTGTCAATGATGACGACGGCCCGCGCAAGAAGCACAGACCTGGGAAAACAAAACGCGGAAAGCCGAAACGCGGCAGGATGCGACGTCACCGCGGCAAAGTACGCCTGCACACCCCAGGCGGAAAGCTGGTGGGCAACACGCATGACCTGAGCAACATGGGGGCGATGGACCTGATCTAA
- a CDS encoding DUF5926 family protein → MAKKKKNKEELPEGMSRRQAKLAARAAERAALEKDPRPYGGLAAETQLIALQEFVPSATAKLSVKGFDRDVYVCSILPGASAGMVRDAEAGGAAYVALQVRTHTHNPGRDLAYALNWAKNAQPGETLESTAADGAQPDLKDLVDESAVLEITDHQDFAWWIPEGTQITPEIAQTLNQANETVIESHQVGADIDGTLFWANSGGDKAHIRWVFPIENETGLLNAIARVAARGEMNLGEGTKFAGVFRTHGLIAPVFDLQPDVAYDSYESELARVEKALKAEIDNDAQLNPDERKQLENLKSRQVTLR, encoded by the coding sequence CAAGAAGAAAAAGAACAAAGAAGAACTACCTGAGGGTATGTCTCGCCGCCAAGCTAAGCTTGCTGCCCGTGCGGCAGAGCGTGCGGCTTTGGAAAAGGATCCCCGACCATATGGCGGTTTAGCTGCTGAAACCCAGCTTATTGCGCTGCAGGAATTCGTTCCTTCCGCCACCGCAAAGCTCAGTGTCAAGGGCTTTGACCGTGACGTGTACGTGTGCTCGATTTTGCCGGGGGCATCGGCAGGCATGGTGCGCGACGCGGAAGCTGGCGGCGCTGCCTATGTTGCGCTGCAGGTTCGCACGCACACCCACAACCCAGGTCGTGACCTGGCATATGCTCTGAACTGGGCAAAGAACGCGCAGCCAGGCGAGACTTTGGAATCAACCGCCGCTGATGGCGCGCAGCCAGATCTCAAGGACTTGGTCGATGAGTCTGCTGTTTTGGAGATTACTGACCACCAGGACTTCGCATGGTGGATTCCTGAGGGCACGCAGATCACCCCAGAGATCGCGCAGACCCTGAACCAGGCGAATGAGACTGTCATTGAATCCCACCAGGTGGGTGCGGATATCGATGGCACTTTGTTCTGGGCTAACTCCGGCGGGGATAAAGCGCACATCCGCTGGGTATTCCCAATTGAGAACGAAACCGGTTTGTTGAACGCGATTGCCCGCGTTGCTGCTCGTGGTGAGATGAACCTTGGCGAGGGCACCAAGTTCGCTGGTGTTTTCCGTACCCACGGTTTGATTGCGCCGGTTTTTGACCTGCAGCCAGATGTTGCTTATGACTCTTATGAGTCCGAGCTTGCTCGCGTCGAGAAGGCCTTGAAGGCCGAAATCGACAATGATGCACAGCTCAATCCTGATGAGCGCAAGCAGCTGGAGAACCTGAAGTCGCGTCAGGTGACCCTGCGCTAG